The sequence CTACATGCCGGTCGGCCGCGTGACGCCGGTCGACGGCGGCTTCCGCCTGTCGGGCCACTGGAAATTCTCGAGCGGCAGCGAACTGTGCGAATGGGTGTTCCTCGGCGCGCTGGTGCCGCCGGCCGAAGCCGGCCAGCCGCCCGAATACCGGACCTTCCTGCTGCCGAAATCCGACTACCGGATCCAGCAGGACTGGGACGTGCTCGGCCTGCGCGCGACGGGCAGCCACGACATCGTCGTCGATGACGTGTTCGTGCCGGCGTACCGCACGCACAAGGCGATCGACGGGATGATGGGCACGAGTCCCGGCCTCGCCGTGAACGATGCGCCGCTGTTCAAGCTGCCGTTCGCGCAGATCTTCGTGCGCGCGGTGTGCACGTCGTGCATCGGCGCGCTGCAGGGCGCGCTCGACGATTTCACCGGCTATGCGACGACGCGGGTGTCCGCGAACAGCGGCGCGAAGACGACCGACGATCCGGGCGCGCAGAACGCATGCGCGAACGCGGCCGTCGCGATCGACGAGATGAAGGTGCTGCTCAAGCGCAATTTCGCGGAACTGATGGCGTCGGTCACCGGCGGCCCGGCCGTGTCGATCGAGCGCCGCGTGCATTTCCGCTACCAGTCCGCGCAGGTCGCCGAGCGCTGCGCGCAGGCCGCGAACGCGCTGCTGCGCTACGCGGGCGGCAACGGCATCTATCACCGCAATCCGCTGGTGCGCCGTTTCCTCGACCTGCACGCGGCCCGCGCGCACTACGCGAACAACGTGGACCGTTTCGGCCAGAACCTCGGCGCCGTGATGCTCGGCCGCGAGAACACCGACTTCTTCATCTGACGAGGCCGCGATGAACGACCCGCAAGCGCAGCAATACGTGTTCGACGTGGTGGTCGTGGGTTCGGGCGCGGGCGCGCTGCTCGCCGCGTGCCGCGCGGCCGACCGCGGCCTGTCCGTCGTCGTGATCGAGAAGACGGCGCTATACGGCGGTACGTCGGCCGTGTCGGGCGGCGGCATCTGGGTGCCGTGCAACCACCATATCGCGGAGCTGGGCGCGACCGATTCGCGCGAGGCCGCGCGCCGCTATATCGACGTGTGCGTGGCCGGTGCGTCGACGCCCGACAAGATCGACGCGTATCTCGACCGCGCACCGGAGATGCTGCGCTACCTGGAATCGAAGACGCCCGTGCGTTACCAGTCGCTGCCGAAGTACGCGGACTATTTCCAGAAAGTGCCGGGCGCGATGCCGGGCTATCGCGCGCTCGATCCGCTGCCGTTCGACGGCGGGCTGCTCGGCGACGAATTCGACCGGCTGCGGCCACCGTCGCCCGGCACGCTGATCGGCGGACGCGTCGCGGTGACGTCGAAGGAAGCGCATACGCTGTTCTCGCGCGGGCCCGGCTTCATGAAGCTCGCGATCGCGCAGTTCGGCCGCTACTGGCTCGACATCGGGATGCGCCGCCGCACGCGGCGCGACCGGCGCCTGACGCTCGGCAACGCGCTGATCGGCGGGCTGCGCCGCGCGCTGCTCGACCGCAACGTGCCCGTGTGGCTCGACACGCCGATGCGCGACCTGCTCGAGGCGGACGGCCGCGTGACGGGCGTGCGCGCGCAGCGCTTCGGGCAGCCCGTGACGATCGCCGCACGGTGCGGCGTGATCCTCGGCGCGGGCGGCTTCGAGCGCAACCAGCCGATGCGCGAGCGCTACCTGCCGCAGCCGACACAGGCGCAGTGGAGCGCGACGCCGCCGTCCAACACCGGCGACGCGATCGCCGAAGGCCACCGG comes from Burkholderia pyrrocinia and encodes:
- a CDS encoding acyl-CoA dehydrogenase family protein: MHRDNDSNALAATLIARAEALAQTLAGRAAQAEAQGRIPAETIADMQAAGFFKVLQPKRYGGYELDPQAFFDIQMALARGCMSTAWVYGVVGVHNWQLALFDERAQQDVWGNDPATLIASTYMPVGRVTPVDGGFRLSGHWKFSSGSELCEWVFLGALVPPAEAGQPPEYRTFLLPKSDYRIQQDWDVLGLRATGSHDIVVDDVFVPAYRTHKAIDGMMGTSPGLAVNDAPLFKLPFAQIFVRAVCTSCIGALQGALDDFTGYATTRVSANSGAKTTDDPGAQNACANAAVAIDEMKVLLKRNFAELMASVTGGPAVSIERRVHFRYQSAQVAERCAQAANALLRYAGGNGIYHRNPLVRRFLDLHAARAHYANNVDRFGQNLGAVMLGRENTDFFI
- a CDS encoding FAD-dependent oxidoreductase; this translates as MNDPQAQQYVFDVVVVGSGAGALLAACRAADRGLSVVVIEKTALYGGTSAVSGGGIWVPCNHHIAELGATDSREAARRYIDVCVAGASTPDKIDAYLDRAPEMLRYLESKTPVRYQSLPKYADYFQKVPGAMPGYRALDPLPFDGGLLGDEFDRLRPPSPGTLIGGRVAVTSKEAHTLFSRGPGFMKLAIAQFGRYWLDIGMRRRTRRDRRLTLGNALIGGLRRALLDRNVPVWLDTPMRDLLEADGRVTGVRAQRFGQPVTIAARCGVILGAGGFERNQPMRERYLPQPTQAQWSATPPSNTGDAIAEGHRLGGALALMEHVWGAPTVSVAGEEKQRALFVERNLPGCVIVNRLGKRFVNEAAPYSEFVPAMYRDHARTGASVPAWMVFDARFRRKYPCGPIMPASMMPDSRIPAAFRDVLVKADTIDALAARIGVDAAGLRDTLRDMARYAVTGIDEAFGKGDNAFDTYYGDPQNTPNPCLGPVDQAPFYAVRIDAGDIGTKGGLVTDALARVLRADGEPIDGLYAIGNTSASMMGASYPGAGSTLGPAMTFGYIAADHLAAQAADAGDRPARPSTTELDGVRP